A part of Streptomyces sp. NBC_00557 genomic DNA contains:
- a CDS encoding uracil-xanthine permease family protein, with amino-acid sequence MDLGVRWKLHGDGRTPAPGAVVRPDERLSWPRTVGLGAQHVVAMFGASFVAPVLMGLDPNLAIMMSGVATVIFLLATRGRVPSYLGCSLSFVGVAAVIRAQGGTSATVTGAVFVVGVVLFLVGLAVQRFGARIIHAAMPPIVTGAVVMLIGFNLAPVTASTYWPQDQWTALLVMLFTGLAVVCLRGFWSRIAIFLGLVFGYAVSWAFDRIFGKIHSMSPSGKVTDHWRLDLSGVSKADWIGLPHFHGPSFQWSAILVALPVVIALVAENTGHVKAVGEMTGDPLDDKLGTAISADGIGSMLSTAVGGPPNTTYSENIGVMAATRVYSTAAYWAAAGFALLFGVCPKFGAVVAAIPGGVLGGITVILYGMIGLLGAQIWLHARVDLRNPLNLVPAAAGIIIGVGNVSMKFTGNFSLSGIALGTLVVITGYHALRAFAPAHLKTQEPLLDEGTSAYDAEAAGPQPPRATS; translated from the coding sequence ATGGACCTCGGCGTGCGCTGGAAACTGCACGGTGACGGGCGCACGCCCGCGCCCGGAGCGGTGGTACGCCCCGACGAACGGCTCTCCTGGCCCCGCACGGTGGGCCTTGGCGCCCAGCACGTGGTCGCGATGTTCGGGGCGTCCTTCGTCGCGCCCGTGCTGATGGGCCTGGACCCCAACCTGGCCATCATGATGTCGGGCGTGGCAACCGTGATCTTCCTGCTCGCCACCCGCGGCCGGGTGCCGAGCTACCTGGGCTGTTCCCTGTCGTTCGTGGGCGTGGCCGCCGTCATCCGCGCCCAGGGCGGCACGAGTGCCACGGTGACCGGCGCGGTGTTCGTCGTCGGCGTGGTGCTGTTCCTGGTGGGGCTCGCGGTGCAGCGCTTCGGGGCGCGGATCATCCACGCGGCCATGCCGCCGATCGTCACCGGCGCGGTCGTCATGCTGATCGGCTTCAACCTCGCCCCGGTCACCGCCTCCACCTACTGGCCCCAGGACCAGTGGACCGCCCTGCTGGTCATGCTGTTCACGGGGCTGGCCGTGGTCTGTCTGCGCGGCTTCTGGTCCCGTATCGCGATCTTCCTCGGGCTGGTCTTCGGCTACGCCGTCTCCTGGGCCTTCGACCGGATCTTCGGCAAGATCCACTCCATGAGCCCCAGCGGCAAGGTCACCGACCACTGGCGGCTCGACCTGTCCGGTGTCTCCAAGGCCGACTGGATCGGGCTGCCGCACTTCCACGGGCCGTCCTTCCAGTGGTCGGCGATCCTGGTCGCGCTGCCGGTCGTGATCGCCCTGGTCGCCGAGAACACGGGCCATGTCAAGGCGGTCGGCGAGATGACCGGCGACCCGCTGGACGACAAGCTCGGCACGGCGATCTCGGCGGACGGCATCGGGTCCATGCTCTCCACCGCGGTGGGCGGCCCGCCGAACACCACCTACTCCGAGAACATCGGCGTGATGGCCGCGACCCGCGTCTACTCCACCGCCGCCTACTGGGCCGCCGCCGGCTTCGCCCTGCTGTTCGGCGTGTGCCCCAAGTTCGGCGCGGTCGTGGCCGCGATCCCGGGCGGTGTCCTCGGCGGCATCACCGTGATCCTCTACGGCATGATCGGCCTGCTCGGCGCCCAGATCTGGCTGCACGCCAGGGTCGACCTGCGCAACCCGCTGAACCTGGTGCCCGCCGCCGCGGGCATCATCATCGGCGTCGGCAACGTGAGCATGAAGTTCACCGGCAACTTCTCGCTCAGCGGCATCGCCCTGGGCACCCTGGTCGTCATCACCGGCTACCACGCGCTGCGCGCCTTCGCCCCGGCCCACCTGAAGACGCAGGAACCGCTGCTGGACGAGGGCACGTCCGCCTACGACGCGGAGGCCGCCGGCCCGCAGCCGCCGCGCGCCACGTCGTAG
- a CDS encoding DUF742 domain-containing protein: MSDEHWYEDETGPMVRPYTVTRGRTRPSAALAVDLMSRVTALDTGGPAPAVDHAGAALLELVRRGPRPVVELAADADLPLTVLRVLLGDLAEAGLIRIDAPRRHPADGDPATDPVLLREIMERLKEL; encoded by the coding sequence GTGAGCGACGAGCACTGGTACGAGGACGAGACCGGGCCGATGGTGCGCCCCTACACGGTGACCAGGGGCCGCACCCGGCCCTCGGCCGCCCTCGCCGTCGACCTGATGTCCCGCGTCACCGCGCTCGACACCGGCGGGCCCGCACCGGCCGTCGACCACGCCGGCGCCGCGCTGCTCGAGCTGGTCCGGCGCGGCCCGCGGCCCGTCGTGGAGCTGGCCGCCGACGCCGACCTGCCCCTGACCGTCCTCAGGGTCCTGCTCGGCGACCTGGCCGAGGCGGGCCTGATCCGCATCGACGCCCCCCGCCGCCACCCGGCCGACGGCGACCCGGCGACCGATCCCGTGCTCTTGCGGGAGATCATGGAGCGTCTGAAGGAGCTGTAG
- a CDS encoding sensor histidine kinase, with amino-acid sequence MRWPLGRPTTVRTRIVALALAPAVALMALWSFAMWSVTGETRALIRLQGVYEDFGTPVDTAVGQIQIERRMSAAYLGAPLDTAAAGRLLEQQRRTDRAVDAMRQAIRDGGRGRLTARQRQALDAMDAATGKLDGLRTRVLSRQITWDRAVDEYSALVEPGFDVQSTLTALQAGQLAREAQVVIELVRVREFVSREDALVAGARAAGTLTDRQYDTLTATIEDRRVFQRTYVPDLPDDSRALFEDFQRGDLYGSLVRGEDALLRAGAAGAGKAVAANTWRSTTDRAVKRYMQLCTRSAENSAARGRAFAYRELTKAAVVGAVGLAAAGLSLWFAVRGARRFSRRLETLRDAADLLAQRQLPDVMRRLSAGEEVDAAAEAPPLAADEVRDDEIGQVGRSFNAARLAAIEAAVRQATLRRGLFAVLLNIARRNQALVHRQLKLVDTLERRTDDPDVLRDLFRIDHLTTRMRRHAESLIILSGAAPGRRWRRPVPVADVVASAVGEIEDYARVVVPPMPETGVAADAVADVVHLLAELLENATVFSPPHTQVTLRTGRAGGGFVLEIDDRGLGLDAEARARAQATLTDPDTFDPTRHDRLGLYVVGRLAARHAIEVSLRDSPYGGTTAVVLLPDAVLAPVEPRAAGAAVRELPTRKRTSASAPSQPSGTPASVLSAPSEPPAAPADAPSPRQRLASVPAPGAGGVTGPAPGHGPSAPDVPESRAARERPSDGGTAGAGGAPGAGSAPPPRERPASSTAREARPASSTARAREAVSESPAPPPALPTRVRQASLARELRDEPPARQSGAGTRLDAEEMRAVFGAFQRGLERGRRGLPAAGEAARSSGTDTPTAPQPPGGARPGPDTPLRRRGATSPHVSAPEVPAPAPWDDTITDTATTHAHEGTDTDDAR; translated from the coding sequence ATGCGCTGGCCCCTCGGCCGTCCCACCACCGTCCGCACGCGGATCGTGGCGCTCGCGCTCGCGCCGGCCGTCGCGCTGATGGCGCTGTGGAGCTTCGCCATGTGGTCCGTCACCGGTGAGACCCGCGCGCTGATCCGGCTCCAGGGGGTGTACGAGGACTTCGGCACCCCCGTGGACACCGCGGTCGGGCAGATCCAGATCGAGCGCCGGATGTCCGCCGCCTACCTCGGCGCCCCCCTCGACACGGCGGCGGCCGGCCGGCTGCTGGAACAGCAGCGCCGTACCGACCGGGCCGTGGACGCCATGCGGCAGGCGATCCGGGACGGCGGCCGCGGCCGGCTCACGGCCCGGCAGCGGCAGGCGCTGGACGCCATGGACGCGGCCACCGGAAAGCTGGACGGGCTGCGCACGCGAGTGCTGTCCCGGCAGATCACCTGGGACCGGGCCGTGGACGAGTACAGCGCGCTGGTGGAGCCCGGCTTCGACGTGCAGTCCACGCTCACCGCCCTGCAGGCCGGACAGCTCGCCCGCGAGGCACAGGTCGTCATCGAGCTGGTGCGGGTACGGGAGTTCGTCTCCCGGGAGGACGCGCTGGTCGCCGGGGCACGGGCGGCCGGCACGCTGACCGACCGGCAGTACGACACGCTGACCGCGACCATCGAGGACCGGCGGGTGTTCCAGCGGACGTACGTGCCGGACCTGCCCGACGACTCGCGTGCCCTGTTCGAGGACTTCCAGCGCGGGGACCTGTACGGCTCGCTCGTGCGCGGCGAGGACGCGCTGCTGCGGGCCGGGGCCGCCGGCGCCGGGAAGGCGGTCGCGGCGAACACCTGGCGGTCCACCACCGACCGGGCCGTGAAGCGGTACATGCAGCTGTGCACCCGCTCCGCCGAGAACTCCGCCGCGCGCGGCCGGGCCTTCGCCTACCGGGAGCTGACCAAGGCGGCCGTCGTCGGAGCGGTGGGCCTCGCCGCCGCGGGGCTCTCGCTGTGGTTCGCCGTGCGCGGCGCGCGGCGCTTCTCACGGCGCCTGGAGACCCTGCGGGACGCGGCCGACCTGCTGGCCCAGCGCCAGCTGCCCGACGTCATGCGCAGACTGAGCGCCGGCGAGGAGGTGGACGCGGCGGCGGAGGCGCCGCCGCTGGCCGCCGACGAGGTGCGCGACGACGAGATCGGACAGGTCGGCCGGTCCTTCAACGCCGCGCGGCTCGCCGCGATCGAGGCCGCCGTCAGACAGGCGACCCTGCGCCGGGGCCTGTTCGCGGTGCTGCTCAACATCGCCCGCCGCAACCAGGCGCTGGTGCACCGGCAGTTGAAGCTCGTCGACACCCTGGAGCGGCGCACCGACGACCCCGACGTCCTGCGCGACCTGTTCCGCATCGACCACCTGACCACGCGCATGCGCCGGCACGCGGAGAGCCTGATCATCCTCTCCGGCGCCGCACCCGGCCGCCGCTGGCGCCGGCCGGTGCCGGTCGCGGACGTCGTCGCCTCGGCCGTCGGCGAGATCGAGGACTACGCGCGCGTGGTGGTGCCGCCCATGCCGGAGACCGGCGTGGCGGCGGACGCGGTCGCCGACGTCGTCCACCTCCTCGCCGAACTCCTGGAGAACGCCACGGTGTTCTCGCCTCCGCACACCCAGGTCACCCTGCGCACCGGGCGGGCCGGGGGAGGCTTCGTCCTGGAGATCGACGACCGCGGCCTCGGCCTCGACGCCGAAGCCCGTGCCCGGGCCCAGGCCACCCTCACCGACCCCGACACCTTCGACCCCACCCGCCACGACCGCCTCGGCCTGTACGTCGTCGGCCGCCTCGCCGCCCGCCACGCCATCGAGGTGAGCCTGCGCGATTCCCCCTACGGCGGTACGACGGCGGTGGTGCTGCTGCCGGACGCGGTACTGGCACCGGTCGAGCCGCGCGCGGCCGGGGCGGCGGTACGGGAGCTGCCCACGAGGAAGCGGACGTCCGCGTCCGCGCCGAGTCAGCCGTCCGGCACGCCCGCGAGCGTCCTGTCCGCGCCGAGTGAGCCACCCGCCGCACCCGCGGACGCCCCGTCCCCGCGGCAACGCCTCGCGTCCGTGCCGGCGCCGGGCGCCGGGGGCGTGACCGGGCCGGCGCCGGGGCACGGTCCGTCGGCTCCGGACGTCCCGGAATCGAGAGCCGCGCGGGAGAGGCCGTCGGACGGGGGCACGGCCGGGGCCGGCGGCGCTCCGGGCGCCGGCTCCGCACCGCCCCCGCGAGAGCGGCCCGCGTCGTCGACCGCGCGGGAAGCGCGGCCGGCGTCCTCCACCGCGCGCGCCCGCGAGGCGGTGTCCGAGTCGCCGGCGCCCCCGCCCGCCCTCCCCACGCGCGTCCGGCAGGCCTCTCTCGCGCGGGAGCTGCGGGACGAGCCGCCGGCGCGGCAGAGCGGGGCCGGCACGCGGCTCGACGCCGAGGAGATGCGGGCGGTCTTCGGAGCCTTCCAGCGGGGCCTGGAGCGCGGCCGCAGGGGCCTGCCGGCCGCCGGCGAGGCTGCCCGGAGTTCCGGTACCGACACACCGACGGCACCGCAACCCCCCGGGGGCGCGAGGCCGGGTCCGGATACGCCGCTCCGCCGCCGGGGCGCGACCAGCCCCCACGTATCCGCACCCGAAGTACCCGCGCCCGCCCCCTGGGACGACACGATCACCGACACCGCGACCACCCACGCCCACGAAGGGACGGACACCGACGATGCCCGGTGA
- a CDS encoding roadblock/LC7 domain-containing protein: MPGDEQRPERPVETGEAPGTDLGWLLDDLVARTDHVRQVVLLTADGLPLSTSEGMRRRDIEHLAAVCSGFHGLARSAGERFAAGEVRQTMVMLDDAYLFITPAGHGSRLAVLTEAGTDVGQLAHEMALLVRRLGRHLDAAARTAR, from the coding sequence ATGCCCGGTGACGAACAGAGGCCAGAGCGACCCGTCGAGACCGGCGAAGCGCCCGGCACGGATCTCGGCTGGCTGCTGGACGATCTCGTGGCACGCACGGACCATGTGCGCCAGGTCGTGCTGCTGACCGCCGACGGCCTGCCGCTCAGCACCTCGGAGGGGATGCGCCGGCGGGACATCGAGCACCTGGCCGCCGTCTGCTCCGGTTTCCACGGCCTGGCCCGCTCGGCGGGGGAGCGGTTCGCCGCGGGCGAGGTGCGGCAGACCATGGTGATGCTCGACGACGCCTACCTCTTCATCACCCCGGCCGGGCACGGCAGCCGGCTCGCCGTCCTGACCGAGGCCGGCACCGACGTCGGCCAGCTCGCCCACGAGATGGCCCTGCTCGTGCGCCGCCTCGGCCGCCACCTGGACGCGGCCGCCCGCACCGCCAGATGA
- a CDS encoding HAD-IA family hydrolase: MTPHTALQAVLFDMDGTLVDTERLWWEAVQQVAGRPLTEADQPDVLGRPVEHTAAWLAAATGRPAADLAAGLHREFAERVRTGTVPRPGALDLLDALAAHGVPVALVTASPRAVAGIVLDALGAERFAASVTADDTARTKPAPDPYRAACRALGVDPAACVAVEDTETGVTSAEAAGCAVLAVPSLAPIGAAPGRTVRDSLEGVTVEELRRMVEPELRVMSWNLWLGGSQVDDHRAKQLKIILDSGADVVGLQETGGTAAPELAEALGWYHHRAGENLGVISRHPVTARLGDPDVGFYGAAGVRIAVAPGREVDVWTAHLHYTPYGPYEAAFDGLPAAELIAHEELRLSQMREALDRIAATSRDGVPVVLVGDFNCPSHLDWPDVPWPVTRAAEEAGFADSYREAHPDPAAEPGHTWSPVHPVHEDGSGRPEPQDRIDYVLHRGLTVRDARTLVTGSPRPWPDVADNDWPSDHAAVLTTFTLPPRPA; this comes from the coding sequence ATGACCCCCCACACCGCCCTCCAGGCGGTTCTGTTCGACATGGACGGCACGCTCGTCGACACCGAGCGGCTGTGGTGGGAGGCGGTCCAGCAGGTCGCCGGACGCCCGCTGACCGAGGCCGACCAGCCGGACGTGCTCGGCCGCCCGGTGGAACACACCGCCGCCTGGCTCGCGGCGGCCACCGGCCGGCCGGCCGCCGACCTCGCGGCCGGCCTGCACCGGGAGTTCGCCGAGCGCGTCCGCACCGGGACCGTGCCCCGGCCCGGCGCCCTGGACCTGCTGGACGCGCTGGCCGCCCACGGCGTGCCCGTCGCCCTGGTCACCGCGTCCCCGCGCGCGGTCGCCGGCATCGTCCTCGACGCCCTGGGCGCGGAGCGCTTCGCGGCCTCCGTCACCGCCGACGACACCGCCCGCACCAAGCCCGCCCCCGACCCCTACCGGGCCGCGTGCCGCGCCCTCGGCGTCGACCCCGCCGCCTGCGTGGCCGTCGAGGACACCGAGACCGGCGTCACCTCCGCCGAGGCTGCCGGCTGCGCCGTCCTCGCCGTGCCGTCCCTCGCACCGATCGGCGCCGCCCCCGGCCGTACCGTCCGGGACAGCCTCGAGGGGGTGACGGTCGAGGAACTGCGGCGCATGGTCGAGCCCGAGCTGCGGGTGATGAGCTGGAACCTGTGGCTCGGCGGCAGCCAGGTCGACGACCACCGCGCCAAGCAGCTCAAGATCATCCTGGACAGCGGCGCCGACGTCGTCGGGCTCCAGGAGACCGGCGGCACCGCCGCCCCGGAACTCGCCGAGGCCCTCGGCTGGTACCACCACCGGGCCGGCGAGAACCTCGGCGTCATCAGCCGCCACCCCGTCACCGCCCGCCTCGGCGACCCGGACGTCGGCTTCTACGGCGCAGCGGGCGTCCGGATCGCCGTGGCGCCCGGCCGCGAGGTCGACGTGTGGACCGCCCATCTGCACTACACGCCCTACGGCCCCTACGAGGCGGCCTTCGACGGACTGCCGGCCGCCGAGCTGATCGCCCACGAGGAACTGCGGCTGAGCCAGATGCGGGAGGCGCTGGACCGCATCGCCGCGACCTCGCGCGACGGCGTCCCCGTCGTCCTCGTCGGCGACTTCAACTGCCCCTCCCACCTGGACTGGCCGGACGTGCCCTGGCCCGTGACGAGGGCCGCCGAGGAGGCGGGCTTCGCCGACTCCTACCGCGAGGCCCACCCCGACCCCGCCGCCGAGCCCGGCCACACCTGGTCGCCGGTCCACCCGGTGCACGAGGACGGCAGCGGCCGGCCCGAACCGCAGGACCGGATCGACTACGTGCTGCACCGGGGCCTGACCGTGCGGGACGCGCGCACCCTCGTCACCGGCAGCCCGCGGCCCTGGCCGGACGTCGCGGACAACGACTGGCCCTCCGACCACGCGGCGGTCCTCACCACCTTCACGCTGCCGCCGAGGCCCGCCTGA
- a CDS encoding DUF5995 family protein has product MPQLEHLTTPLDAVVSRMRALGATLPERDGVAVFNRVYLTVTEEIDRRVDSGAFPDPRAAIALDVRFAERYLAAVGAAAADLRTPACWRPLFQLRRHPGVRPLQFALAGINAHVGHDLALAVVDACRTLGCEPPDLEDEFDRVGDLLVALEERVREDLMPGPDLLQLADPLTHLLGCWSLERARDAAWVAARTLWTLRHCGGIAEEFTERLDAAVGLAGRMLLTPLTG; this is encoded by the coding sequence ATGCCGCAGTTGGAACATCTCACCACTCCCCTCGACGCGGTCGTCTCCCGGATGCGCGCCCTCGGCGCGACGCTGCCCGAGCGGGACGGCGTCGCCGTGTTCAACCGCGTCTACCTCACCGTCACCGAGGAGATCGACCGGCGCGTGGACAGCGGGGCGTTCCCGGACCCACGCGCCGCGATCGCGCTGGACGTGCGGTTCGCCGAGCGCTATCTGGCGGCGGTCGGCGCGGCCGCCGCCGACCTCCGTACACCCGCCTGCTGGCGCCCGCTGTTCCAGCTCCGCCGCCACCCGGGGGTAAGACCACTGCAGTTCGCGCTCGCGGGCATCAACGCGCACGTCGGGCACGACCTGGCGCTCGCCGTGGTGGACGCCTGCCGCACCCTCGGCTGCGAACCGCCCGATCTGGAGGACGAGTTCGACCGCGTCGGCGATCTCCTCGTCGCGCTGGAGGAGCGCGTCCGCGAGGACCTGATGCCGGGCCCCGACCTGCTCCAGCTCGCCGATCCGCTCACCCACCTGCTGGGCTGCTGGAGCCTGGAGCGGGCCCGGGACGCCGCCTGGGTCGCCGCCCGGACCCTGTGGACGCTGCGCCACTGCGGCGGCATCGCCGAGGAGTTCACCGAACGGCTGGACGCCGCCGTGGGACTCGCCGGGCGGATGCTGCTGACACCGCTCACCGGCTGA
- a CDS encoding carbon-nitrogen hydrolase family protein, with product MRTALLQSSGRPGSVAENLKVLDDAAGRAAAAGAALLAAPEMFLTGYAIGDAVARLAEPADGDSADAIAETATRHGIAIAYGYPERDGETVYNSAQLIAADGTRLANYRKTHLFGCAERDHFTPGEQSLVQARLGGLTVGLMICYDVEFPENARAHALAGTDLLVVPTANMHPFQFVAEAMVPVRAWENQMYVAYVNRLGHEGEFEFFGLSALAGPDGIARARAGRGEELVVADVDTAFLAASREANPYLKDRRPGLYGSLV from the coding sequence ATGCGCACCGCCCTGCTCCAGAGCTCCGGCCGCCCCGGCTCCGTCGCCGAGAACCTGAAGGTCCTCGACGATGCCGCGGGCCGTGCCGCCGCCGCGGGCGCCGCGCTGCTCGCCGCACCGGAGATGTTCCTGACCGGGTACGCGATCGGTGACGCCGTCGCGCGCCTCGCCGAGCCCGCCGACGGCGACTCCGCCGACGCGATCGCCGAGACCGCCACCCGGCACGGCATCGCGATCGCCTACGGCTACCCGGAGCGCGACGGCGAGACGGTGTACAACTCCGCCCAGCTGATCGCCGCCGACGGCACCCGCCTCGCGAACTACCGCAAGACCCACCTCTTCGGCTGCGCCGAGCGTGACCACTTCACGCCGGGCGAGCAGTCCCTCGTCCAGGCCCGGCTGGGCGGCCTGACCGTCGGCCTCATGATCTGCTACGACGTCGAGTTCCCCGAGAACGCGCGCGCCCACGCCCTGGCCGGCACCGACCTGCTCGTGGTGCCCACGGCGAACATGCACCCGTTCCAGTTCGTGGCCGAGGCCATGGTGCCGGTGCGCGCCTGGGAGAACCAGATGTACGTCGCGTACGTCAACCGGCTCGGGCACGAGGGCGAGTTCGAGTTCTTCGGCCTCTCCGCCCTCGCCGGCCCCGACGGCATCGCCCGCGCCCGCGCCGGCCGCGGCGAGGAACTGGTGGTCGCCGACGTCGACACCGCCTTCCTGGCCGCCTCCCGCGAGGCGAACCCGTACCTGAAGGACCGCCGCCCCGGTCTGTACGGGTCCCTCGTCTGA
- a CDS encoding flavin monoamine oxidase family protein, which translates to MTSTVPNAVEHTDEQQPPITMFGPDFPYAYDDFLAHPAGLGQIPATEHGTEVAIIGGGLSGIVAAYELMKMGLKPVVYEADQIGGRLRTVGFEGCDESLTAEMGAMRFPPSSTALQHYIDMVGLETRPFPNPLAEATPSTVVDLKGESHYAETIDDLPQVYRDVAEAWSKCLEEGADFSDMNRAMRERDVKRIREIWSKLVEKLDNQTFYGFLCDSEAFKSFRHREIFGQVGFGTGGWDTDFPNSILEILRVVYTEADDHHRGIVGGSQQLPLRLWEREPEKIVHWPYGTSLKSLHVDGEPRPAVTRLHRTAGNRITVTDANGDIRTYKAAIFTAQSWMLLSKIECDDSLFPIDHWTAIERTHYMESSKLFVPVDRPFWLDKDEETGRDVMSMTLTDRMTRGTYLLDNGPDKPAVICLSYTWCDDSLKWLPLSANERMEVMLKSLGEIYPKVDIRKHIIGSPVTVSWENEPYFMGAFKANLPGHYRYQRRLFTHFMQDRLPEDKRGIFLAGDDISWTAGWAEGAVQTALNAVWGVMHHLGGQTDPANPGPGDVYDEIAPVELPED; encoded by the coding sequence ATGACGTCCACGGTGCCCAACGCCGTCGAGCACACCGACGAGCAGCAGCCGCCGATCACCATGTTCGGCCCGGACTTCCCGTACGCCTACGACGACTTCCTCGCCCACCCGGCGGGCCTCGGCCAGATACCCGCGACCGAGCACGGCACCGAGGTCGCGATCATCGGCGGCGGCCTGTCCGGCATCGTGGCCGCGTACGAGCTGATGAAGATGGGCCTCAAGCCCGTCGTCTACGAGGCCGACCAGATCGGCGGCCGGCTGCGCACCGTCGGCTTCGAGGGCTGCGACGAGTCGCTGACCGCCGAGATGGGCGCGATGCGCTTCCCGCCGTCCTCCACCGCCCTCCAGCACTACATCGACATGGTCGGCCTGGAGACCAGGCCCTTCCCGAACCCGCTGGCCGAGGCCACCCCCTCGACCGTCGTGGACCTCAAGGGCGAGTCGCACTACGCCGAGACCATCGACGACCTGCCCCAGGTGTACCGGGACGTCGCCGAGGCCTGGAGCAAGTGCCTGGAGGAGGGCGCCGACTTCTCCGACATGAACCGCGCCATGCGCGAGCGGGACGTCAAGCGCATCCGCGAGATCTGGTCGAAGCTGGTCGAGAAGCTCGACAACCAGACCTTCTACGGCTTCCTCTGCGACTCCGAGGCGTTCAAGTCCTTCCGGCACCGCGAGATCTTCGGCCAGGTCGGCTTCGGCACGGGCGGCTGGGACACCGACTTCCCGAACTCCATCCTGGAGATCCTGCGCGTCGTCTACACCGAGGCCGACGACCACCACCGCGGCATCGTCGGCGGCTCCCAGCAGCTGCCGCTGCGCCTGTGGGAGCGCGAGCCGGAGAAGATCGTCCACTGGCCGTACGGCACCTCGCTGAAGTCCCTGCACGTGGACGGCGAGCCGCGCCCGGCCGTGACCCGGCTGCACCGCACCGCCGGCAACCGGATCACGGTGACGGACGCGAACGGCGACATCCGCACCTACAAGGCGGCGATCTTCACCGCCCAGTCCTGGATGCTGCTGTCCAAGATCGAGTGCGACGACTCGCTGTTCCCGATCGACCACTGGACCGCGATCGAGCGCACCCACTACATGGAGTCCAGCAAGCTCTTCGTGCCCGTGGACCGGCCCTTCTGGCTGGACAAGGACGAGGAGACCGGCCGGGACGTCATGTCGATGACGCTCACCGACCGCATGACCCGCGGCACCTACCTGCTCGACAACGGCCCGGACAAGCCCGCCGTCATCTGCCTGTCCTACACCTGGTGCGACGACAGCCTGAAGTGGCTGCCGCTGTCCGCGAACGAGCGGATGGAGGTCATGCTGAAGTCGCTCGGCGAGATCTACCCGAAGGTCGACATCAGGAAGCACATCATCGGCAGCCCGGTGACGGTCTCCTGGGAGAACGAGCCCTACTTCATGGGCGCGTTCAAGGCCAACCTGCCGGGCCACTACCGCTACCAGCGGCGCCTGTTCACGCACTTCATGCAGGACCGGCTGCCCGAGGACAAGCGGGGCATCTTCCTCGCCGGCGACGACATCTCCTGGACCGCCGGCTGGGCCGAGGGCGCCGTCCAGACCGCGCTGAACGCGGTCTGGGGCGTCATGCACCACCTCGGCGGCCAGACCGACCCGGCCAACCCCGGCCCGGGTGACGTGTACGACGAGATCGCCCCTGTGGAGCTGCCCGAGGACTGA